Proteins from one Dermacentor variabilis isolate Ectoservices chromosome 1, ASM5094787v1, whole genome shotgun sequence genomic window:
- the LOC142570213 gene encoding LOW QUALITY PROTEIN: uncharacterized protein LOC142570213 (The sequence of the model RefSeq protein was modified relative to this genomic sequence to represent the inferred CDS: deleted 1 base in 1 codon; substituted 1 base at 1 genomic stop codon), giving the protein MARRITNAASDVPAEDPECVDVQAEQHDSVSSSSDYAYQLAALLLRWKEGRRLPEATVHKLANDVIDFVETIAHHRQIQLQDEPAINIEKICKQQLDQLRARSGRTTYWKAHFLLVESRTVVLHGGDTMEYVPLCEVLKCILEHLQLSNERSSYSVADGXMHSVFDGSAFENHDYFAGDNSKLCLQLYSDEFEVCNPLDSKRGNCKMTGVYVSVLNFDVKLWSALSGIHLLLLVKDKHIATYGFCKILEPFITNVRILANHGITVNGNLVKASVFIFTGDNLSSHRIVGFKSTFSQGRICRHNMAVRNETDYKYLEGDLVLRSTKGHKHHLSMLSAGLPTASLCGVKEPCVLLCPGFDPTLHLPPGIMHGLLEGVIQFALRHIMSSLIEQRLFSLGNLQTSSSRMQFTGPNALLNLWIK; this is encoded by the exons ATGGCACGAAGAATTACGAATGCAGCATCTGATGTACCTGCAGAAGATCCAGAGTGTGTAGATGTGCAGGCCGAACAGCATGACTCTGTCAGCAGTTCAAGTGACTATGCTTATCAACTGGCGGCACTACTTCTcagatggaaggaaggaaggcggCTACCTGAAGCCACTGTACACAAATTAGCCAATGATGTTATTGACTTCGTGGAAACCATCGCACACCATCGGCAGATACAACTTCAAGACGAGCCAGCCATCAACATAGAAAAGATTTGCAAGCAGCAACTTGACCAGCTACGGGCAAGATCTGGCCGGACAACTTATTGGAAAGCACATTTTCTACTTGTTGAATCCCGTACGGTAGTGTTGCATGGAGGTGACACCATGGAATACGTTCCTCTCTGTGAAGTGCTCAAGTGCATTCTTGAACATTTACAACTTTCAAATGAGCGTAGCAGCTACTCC GTAGCAGATGGTTAGATGCATTCGGTATTTGATGGAAGTGCATTTGAAAACCATGACTACTTTGCAGGTGATAACAGTAAACTTTGCCTGCAGTTGTACAGTGATGAGTTTGAAGTGTGCAATCCACTAGACAGCAAAAGAGGAAATTGTAAAATGACTGGTGTCTACGTCTCAGTGCTAAATTTTGATGTGAAGCTGTGGTCAGCACTGTCAGGTATTCATCTCTTACTCCTTGTCAAAGATAAGCATATTGCCACCTATGGATTTTGTAAGATTCTTGAGCCATTCATCACAAATGTCAGGATACTAGCAAATCACGGCATAACTGTGAACGGAAACCTGGTAAAGGCATCTGTTTTCATTTTCACTGGTGACAATTTGTCTAGCCATAGAATTGTAGGCTTCAAAAGCACATTCAGCCAAGGAAGAATTTGTAGGCACAACATGGCTGTGCGGAACGAAACTGACTACAAGTATTTAGAAGGTGATCTTGTGCTTCGCTCGACGAAAGGGCACAAACACCACTTGAGTATGTTGAGTGCAGGGCTGCCGACTGCGTCATTGTGTGGGGTCAAGGAGCCATGTGTTCTTTTGTGCCCCGGCTTTGATCCGACGCTACACCTTCCACCAGGTATAATGCATGGCCTGCTTGAAGGAGTCATACAATTTGCACTGCGGCATATAATGTCTTCATTAATTGAACAACGATTATTTTCACTTG